A single region of the Mycobacterium avium subsp. avium genome encodes:
- a CDS encoding bifunctional FO biosynthesis protein CofGH: MLGRADEIRSWGSYTKVLLTPGEEPTALPDPVVPARASSRATPKATASALRRVLRRARDGVALNIDEAAVAMTARGDDLADLCASAARVRDAGLESAGRRGPGGGLPITYSRKVFIPVTHLCRDNCHYCTFVTVPGKLRARGAGLYLEPDEILDIACRGGELGCKEALFTLGDRPEDRWPEAREWLEARGYDSTLSYVRAMAIRVLEETGLLPHLNPGVMSWSEMARLKPVAPSMGMMLETTSRRLFETKGLAHYGSPDKDPAVRLRTLTDAGRLSIPFTTGLLVGIGETLAERADTLHAIRKSHKEFGHVQEVIVQNFRAKEHTAMAAVPDAGIEDYLATVAVARLMLGPGMRIQAPPNLVSRDECRALIAAGIDDWGGVSPLTPDHVNPERPWPALDELAAVTAESGYELVQRLTAQPKYVQAGAAWIDPRVSGHVRALADPVTGLARDVNPVGLPWQEPDDVGSSGRVDLNAAIDTQGRNSETRSDIDSAFGDWESIRAHVHELAAQGARAPERLDSDVLAALRSAERDPAGCTDSEYLSLATADGPALEAVAALADSLRRDTVGDDVTFVVNRNINFTNICYTGCRFCAFAQRKGDADAYSLSTEEVADRAWEAHVAGATEVCMQGGIDPELPVTGYADLVRAVKARVPSMHVHAFSPMEIANGVTKSGLSIREWLISLREAGLDTIPGTAAEILDDEVRWVLTKGKLPTSLWIEIVTTAHEVGLRSSSTMMYGHVDNPRHWVGHLNVLRDIQDRTGGFTEFVPLPFVHQSSPLYLAGAARPGPTHRDNRAVHALARIMLHGRISQIQTSWVKLGVQRTQVMLNGGANDLGGTLMEETISRMAGSEHGSAKTVAELTAIAEGIGRPARQRTTDYTPLAA, from the coding sequence ATGTTGGGACGCGCGGATGAAATTCGATCGTGGGGAAGTTACACCAAGGTGCTGTTGACTCCGGGCGAGGAGCCTACCGCCCTACCTGATCCTGTGGTTCCGGCCAGGGCCTCATCGCGGGCCACGCCGAAGGCGACCGCCTCGGCGTTACGACGGGTGTTGCGGCGGGCTCGAGATGGCGTTGCGCTGAACATCGACGAGGCGGCGGTCGCGATGACCGCGCGCGGGGACGACCTGGCGGACCTGTGCGCCAGCGCGGCCCGGGTCCGCGACGCGGGCCTGGAGTCGGCCGGCCGGCGCGGCCCGGGCGGCGGGCTGCCGATCACCTACTCGCGCAAGGTTTTCATCCCGGTCACCCACCTGTGCCGGGACAACTGCCACTACTGCACCTTCGTCACCGTGCCGGGCAAACTGCGCGCCCGAGGCGCGGGCCTGTACCTCGAGCCGGACGAGATTCTCGACATCGCCTGCCGCGGCGGGGAACTCGGTTGCAAGGAAGCGCTATTCACCCTCGGCGATCGCCCCGAGGATCGCTGGCCCGAGGCGCGGGAGTGGCTGGAGGCGCGCGGCTACGATTCGACGCTGTCCTACGTGCGGGCGATGGCGATCCGGGTGCTCGAGGAGACCGGGCTGTTGCCGCACCTGAACCCCGGCGTGATGAGCTGGTCGGAGATGGCGCGGCTCAAGCCGGTGGCGCCGTCCATGGGCATGATGCTCGAGACGACGTCGCGGCGGCTGTTCGAGACGAAAGGCCTTGCGCACTACGGCAGCCCGGACAAGGACCCGGCGGTGCGGCTGCGCACGCTGACCGACGCGGGCCGGTTGTCGATTCCGTTCACCACGGGTCTGCTGGTCGGTATCGGCGAGACACTCGCCGAACGCGCCGACACCTTGCACGCGATTCGCAAGTCGCACAAGGAGTTCGGCCATGTGCAAGAAGTGATCGTGCAGAACTTCCGGGCCAAGGAACACACCGCCATGGCCGCGGTCCCCGACGCCGGCATCGAGGATTACCTGGCGACCGTGGCGGTGGCGCGGCTGATGCTGGGCCCCGGGATGCGGATTCAGGCCCCGCCGAACCTGGTGTCCCGCGACGAATGCCGGGCGCTGATCGCCGCCGGGATCGACGACTGGGGTGGTGTGTCACCGCTGACGCCCGACCATGTCAACCCCGAGCGGCCGTGGCCGGCGTTGGACGAATTGGCCGCCGTCACCGCCGAATCCGGCTACGAGCTGGTCCAGCGGCTGACCGCGCAGCCCAAATACGTGCAGGCGGGTGCGGCCTGGATCGACCCGCGGGTGTCCGGGCATGTCCGGGCGCTGGCCGATCCGGTGACCGGTCTGGCCCGCGACGTCAATCCGGTGGGGCTGCCGTGGCAGGAACCCGACGACGTCGGCTCCTCGGGCCGCGTCGACCTCAACGCGGCGATCGACACGCAGGGCCGCAACAGCGAGACCCGCAGCGACATCGACAGCGCCTTCGGCGACTGGGAGTCGATCCGCGCGCACGTGCACGAGCTGGCCGCGCAGGGCGCCAGAGCGCCGGAACGCCTGGACAGCGACGTGCTCGCCGCGCTGCGCTCCGCCGAACGCGACCCGGCCGGCTGCACCGACAGCGAATACCTGTCGCTGGCCACCGCCGACGGTCCGGCGCTGGAAGCCGTTGCCGCCCTTGCAGATTCGTTGCGCCGCGACACCGTCGGCGACGACGTGACGTTCGTGGTGAACCGCAACATCAACTTCACCAACATCTGCTACACCGGCTGCCGGTTCTGCGCCTTCGCGCAGCGCAAGGGCGACGCCGACGCGTACTCGCTGTCTACCGAGGAGGTCGCCGACCGCGCCTGGGAGGCGCACGTCGCCGGCGCCACCGAGGTGTGCATGCAGGGCGGCATCGACCCCGAACTGCCGGTCACCGGCTACGCCGATCTGGTCCGCGCGGTCAAGGCGCGGGTGCCGTCGATGCACGTGCACGCGTTCTCGCCGATGGAGATCGCCAACGGGGTGACCAAGAGCGGGCTGTCGATCAGGGAGTGGCTAATCAGCCTGCGCGAGGCCGGGCTGGACACCATCCCCGGCACCGCGGCCGAGATCCTCGACGACGAGGTGCGTTGGGTGCTGACCAAGGGCAAGCTGCCGACCTCGCTGTGGATCGAGATCGTCACCACCGCACACGAAGTGGGGCTGCGGTCGAGCTCGACCATGATGTACGGCCACGTCGACAACCCCCGGCACTGGGTGGGCCACCTCAACGTGCTGCGCGACATCCAGGACCGCACCGGCGGTTTCACCGAGTTCGTGCCGCTGCCCTTCGTGCATCAGAGCTCGCCGCTGTATCTGGCCGGCGCCGCCCGTCCCGGCCCCACCCATCGGGACAACCGGGCGGTGCACGCGCTGGCCCGAATCATGTTGCACGGCCGCATCTCCCAGATCCAGACCAGCTGGGTCAAGCTCGGAGTGCAGCGCACCCAGGTGATGCTCAACGGCGGCGCCAACGACCTGGGCGGCACGCTGATGGAGGAGACCATCTCCCGGATGGCCGGCTCCGAACACGGGTCGGCCAAGACCGTGGCCGAGCTGACCGCGATCGCCGAGGGCATCGGGCGCCCGGCGCGCCAGCGCACCACCGACTACACCCCGCTGGCCGCCTAG
- a CDS encoding APC family permease, with amino-acid sequence MTSSTGNLRIPLSFGDVAKRVFLGKPLITEDIASEKLSNGVALGALSPDAVSSVAYGPEQILIELLPHAGLAAFLLLLPITGVILLILVLVAASYRQVVMAYTRAGGSYIVARDNFGPRVAQIAAAALLIDYVVTVAVQSAAGTVAVVSAIPVLGPYSLAITVGVVLVICYANLRGLREAGMPFAVATYSFIVMVGLTIVIGVVRAVIGNLPIYDPAHLAGTVPVHQGNGLVLGATILVLLRAFANGGSSLTGVEAISNTVDYFRKPQGRNARRVLTAMASILGFLLAGVAYLAHVTHATPYLTEYPSVLSQIGHAVYGGGVVGDIFFVMVQASTAAILFTGANTSFNGFPALASFVAEDRFLPRQLTKRGHRLVFSNGIITLTALSVALLVATGGSVNALVPFYAIGVFTGFAMAGYGMTRHHLTHREAGWRHRLTINLSAAVLSTIVVGIFAVAKFTEGAWLVVVVFPLLVFVLTRLNREYRAEAAILEMFRTDRPELVKYARHKVLVFVDSVDLAVIEALRYGRGLRADELVAVHFMVDPAHAAQLRNRWDHFSLDTPLRIVDCPDRRISRSAQLMVAKVRDEHPNTNVTVLLPRRTFARLLGRLLHDRTADKVARAVSQIPDAAATIVPYDVESRIREAYPDTFEQRIAKELDKIQAWVSQDEDQKVAAYEHPARSSAVIMVAGLISGQRATIEGRVSEVEDVAERGGTRRRIVVGDSSGEITVIFHHGHGGADIQPGQLLRISGKARQAGQRELSMVDPAYEVIEDPAREAEESGDSEESGDSQRADKK; translated from the coding sequence GTGACCAGTTCGACCGGCAACCTGCGCATCCCGCTCTCGTTCGGGGATGTGGCCAAGCGCGTGTTTCTGGGCAAGCCGCTGATCACCGAGGACATCGCGTCCGAGAAGTTGTCCAATGGTGTTGCGCTGGGCGCACTTTCGCCGGACGCGGTGTCGTCCGTCGCCTACGGTCCCGAGCAGATCCTGATCGAGCTGTTGCCGCACGCGGGGCTGGCCGCGTTCCTGTTGCTGCTGCCCATCACCGGCGTCATCCTGCTCATCCTGGTGCTGGTGGCCGCCTCCTACCGGCAGGTCGTCATGGCCTACACCCGCGCGGGCGGCTCCTACATCGTCGCCCGGGACAATTTCGGCCCCCGGGTGGCGCAGATCGCCGCCGCCGCGCTGCTGATCGACTACGTGGTGACCGTGGCCGTGCAGTCGGCCGCCGGGACGGTCGCGGTGGTGTCGGCGATCCCCGTGCTGGGCCCCTACAGCCTGGCGATCACGGTCGGCGTGGTGCTCGTCATCTGCTACGCGAACCTGCGCGGATTGCGGGAAGCGGGAATGCCGTTCGCGGTGGCGACCTATTCCTTCATCGTCATGGTGGGCCTGACCATCGTGATCGGCGTCGTGCGCGCGGTCATCGGCAACCTGCCGATCTACGATCCCGCGCACCTGGCCGGGACCGTGCCGGTCCATCAGGGCAACGGGCTGGTGCTGGGCGCGACGATCCTGGTGTTGCTGCGGGCCTTCGCCAACGGCGGTTCGTCGCTGACCGGGGTCGAGGCGATCTCCAACACGGTGGACTACTTCCGAAAGCCGCAGGGCCGCAACGCCCGTCGGGTGCTCACCGCGATGGCCAGCATCCTGGGCTTCCTGCTGGCCGGGGTCGCCTATCTGGCCCACGTCACCCACGCCACCCCGTACCTGACCGAATACCCCTCGGTGCTGTCCCAGATCGGCCACGCCGTCTACGGCGGCGGCGTGGTGGGCGACATCTTCTTCGTCATGGTCCAGGCGTCGACGGCGGCCATCCTGTTCACCGGCGCCAACACCAGCTTCAACGGGTTCCCGGCGTTGGCCAGCTTCGTCGCCGAGGACCGCTTCCTGCCCAGGCAGTTGACGAAACGCGGTCACCGCCTGGTGTTTTCGAACGGCATCATCACCCTGACCGCGCTGTCGGTGGCGTTGCTGGTCGCGACCGGTGGCTCGGTCAACGCGCTGGTGCCCTTCTACGCGATCGGCGTGTTCACCGGGTTCGCGATGGCCGGTTACGGGATGACCAGGCACCACTTGACCCATCGGGAAGCGGGCTGGCGGCACCGGCTGACGATCAACCTGTCCGCGGCGGTCCTGTCGACGATCGTGGTGGGCATCTTCGCGGTGGCGAAGTTCACCGAGGGCGCCTGGCTGGTGGTCGTGGTGTTCCCGCTGCTGGTGTTCGTGCTGACCCGGCTCAACCGCGAATACCGGGCCGAGGCAGCCATTCTCGAGATGTTCCGCACCGACCGCCCGGAGCTGGTGAAGTACGCGCGGCACAAGGTGCTGGTGTTCGTCGACTCGGTCGACCTGGCGGTGATCGAGGCGCTGCGATACGGCCGGGGCCTGCGGGCCGACGAGCTGGTGGCGGTGCACTTCATGGTCGACCCGGCGCACGCCGCGCAGCTGCGGAACCGCTGGGACCACTTCTCGCTTGACACACCGCTGCGGATCGTGGACTGCCCGGACCGGCGGATCAGCCGGTCCGCGCAGCTGATGGTCGCCAAGGTGCGCGACGAGCATCCCAATACCAACGTGACGGTGCTGCTGCCGCGACGGACCTTCGCGCGGCTGCTGGGCCGCCTGCTGCACGACCGGACCGCGGACAAGGTCGCCCGGGCCGTCAGCCAGATCCCCGACGCCGCGGCGACGATCGTGCCCTACGACGTGGAATCGCGGATCCGGGAGGCCTACCCGGACACGTTCGAGCAGCGCATCGCCAAGGAGCTCGACAAGATCCAGGCGTGGGTGTCGCAGGACGAGGACCAGAAGGTCGCGGCTTACGAGCATCCGGCGCGGTCGTCGGCGGTCATCATGGTGGCCGGCCTGATCTCCGGGCAGCGGGCCACCATCGAGGGGCGGGTCAGCGAGGTCGAGGACGTCGCCGAGCGCGGCGGCACCCGCCGGCGGATCGTGGTCGGCGACAGCAGCGGGGAGATCACGGTCATCTTCCATCACGGCCACGGCGGCGCCGACATCCAGCCCGGTCAGCTGTTGCGGATCAGCGGCAAGGCCCGCCAGGCCGGTCAGCGGGAATTGTCGATGGTTGATCCGGCATATGAGGTGATCGAGGATCCGGCCCGCGAAGCCGAGGAGTCCGGGGACTCCGAGGAATCCGGCGACTCGCAGCGGGCCGACAAGAAATAA
- the mshB gene encoding N-acetyl-1-D-myo-inositol-2-amino-2-deoxy-alpha-D-glucopyranoside deacetylase — MAETPRLLFVHAHPDDESLGTGATIAHYTAAGADVRVVTCTLGEEGEVIGERWAELAVDRADQLGGYRIGELTAALRELGVGEPCYLGGAGRWRDSGMPGTPKRRRQRFIDADEREAVGALVAVIREQRPHVVVGYDPAGGYGHPDHVHVHTVTTAAVAAAGAGDFPGEPWAVPKFYWSVFATRPFEAAVQALTPEDLRPDWSMPSAEQFTFGYADDHIDAVVAAGPHAWAAKRAALAAHATQVVVGPTGRACALSNNVALPILDEEHYVLVAGAAGARDERGWETDLLAGLEFGAAPRR, encoded by the coding sequence ATGGCTGAGACGCCGCGGCTGCTGTTCGTCCACGCGCATCCCGACGACGAGAGCCTGGGCACCGGCGCCACCATCGCGCACTACACCGCGGCCGGCGCGGACGTCCGGGTGGTGACCTGCACGCTGGGCGAAGAGGGCGAGGTGATCGGCGAGCGGTGGGCCGAACTCGCCGTCGATCGCGCCGACCAGCTCGGCGGCTACCGGATCGGCGAACTGACCGCCGCGCTGCGGGAGCTGGGCGTCGGCGAACCGTGCTATCTGGGCGGCGCGGGCCGCTGGCGCGATTCCGGCATGCCCGGCACCCCCAAGCGGCGCCGGCAGCGATTCATCGACGCCGACGAGCGCGAGGCCGTCGGCGCGCTGGTGGCCGTCATTCGCGAGCAGCGCCCGCACGTCGTCGTCGGCTACGACCCCGCCGGCGGGTACGGCCACCCCGACCACGTCCACGTGCACACCGTGACGACGGCCGCCGTGGCCGCGGCCGGCGCCGGCGACTTCCCGGGCGAGCCGTGGGCGGTACCCAAGTTCTACTGGTCGGTGTTCGCGACCCGGCCGTTCGAGGCGGCCGTGCAGGCGCTGACGCCCGAGGACCTGCGGCCGGACTGGTCGATGCCCTCGGCGGAGCAGTTCACCTTCGGCTACGCCGACGACCACATCGACGCCGTCGTCGCGGCGGGCCCGCACGCCTGGGCGGCCAAGCGGGCGGCGCTGGCCGCGCACGCCACCCAGGTGGTCGTCGGGCCGACCGGCCGCGCCTGCGCGCTGTCCAACAACGTGGCCCTGCCCATCCTGGACGAGGAGCATTACGTCCTGGTCGCCGGCGCGGCCGGCGCGCGCGACGAGCGCGGCTGGGAGACGGATCTGCTCGCGGGCCTGGAATTCGGCGCCGCCCCCAGGCGGTAG
- a CDS encoding TetR/AcrR family transcriptional regulator — protein MPQLTDRTGSRSRRRGEVLERALYEATLAELTEVGYGGLTMEGIAARAHTGKAALYRRWDTKCELVHAALVFALPPVPELRSGRSARENLLAMFTAQRDLLAGKTAFPGIEVIQQLLHEPEMRAIFADAVVRPRLKIVESILQSAVQDGDLDPKSITPLTARIGSALINQHFLLNGSPPNRRELALIVDTVIPPRGSDRAAD, from the coding sequence ATGCCCCAGCTGACCGACCGGACCGGCAGCCGAAGCCGTCGGCGCGGCGAGGTCCTCGAACGCGCCCTCTACGAGGCCACCCTGGCCGAGCTGACGGAAGTCGGTTACGGGGGCCTGACCATGGAGGGCATCGCGGCGCGGGCCCACACCGGCAAGGCCGCGCTCTACCGGCGCTGGGACACCAAGTGCGAACTGGTGCACGCCGCTTTGGTTTTCGCGCTGCCGCCGGTGCCCGAGCTGCGGTCCGGCCGGTCGGCCCGGGAGAACCTGCTGGCGATGTTCACCGCGCAGCGCGACCTGCTGGCCGGCAAGACCGCGTTTCCCGGCATCGAGGTCATCCAGCAGCTCTTGCACGAGCCCGAGATGCGGGCCATCTTCGCCGACGCGGTGGTCCGGCCGCGGCTGAAGATCGTGGAGTCGATCCTGCAGTCCGCCGTGCAGGACGGCGACCTCGATCCGAAGTCGATCACCCCGCTCACCGCTCGCATCGGGTCGGCGTTGATCAACCAGCATTTCCTGCTGAACGGGTCGCCGCCGAACCGGCGGGAACTGGCCCTGATCGTCGATACCGTGATCCCGCCGCGGGGTTCGGACCGCGCCGCCGACTAG
- the dapC gene encoding succinyldiaminopimelate transaminase, translating to MPHQLRKRRPAVSAALPEFPWDTLAEAKALAGSHPDGIVDLSVGTPVDPVAPVIQQALAAAGSASGYPATAGTARLRDSAVAALARRFGVVGLTEASVLPVIGSKELIAWLPTLLGLGPADLIVVPELAYPTYDVGARLAGARVLRADSLTQVGPQSPALYYLNSPSNPTGRVLGVDHLRKVVAWARDRGCLVASDECYLGLGWDAQPLSILHPQVCDGDQTGLLAIHSLSKSSSLAGYRAGFVAGDAELIAELLAVRKHAGMMVPTPVQAAMVAALDDDAHERTQRQRYERRRAALLPALRSAGFAVDHSEAGLYLWVTRGEPCRDTITWLARRGILAAPGEFYGPRGAQHVRVALTADDERIAAAVRRLA from the coding sequence GTGCCACACCAGCTCAGGAAGCGTCGCCCGGCCGTCTCGGCGGCCCTGCCGGAGTTTCCCTGGGACACGCTGGCCGAGGCCAAGGCGCTGGCCGGTTCGCATCCCGACGGCATCGTCGACCTGTCCGTCGGCACCCCCGTCGACCCGGTGGCGCCCGTGATCCAGCAGGCGCTGGCCGCCGCCGGCTCGGCATCCGGATACCCCGCCACCGCGGGCACCGCCCGGCTGCGGGACTCGGCGGTGGCCGCCCTGGCCCGCCGGTTCGGGGTCGTCGGGCTGACCGAGGCCAGCGTGCTGCCGGTGATCGGCAGCAAGGAGCTCATCGCGTGGCTGCCCACCTTGCTGGGCCTGGGGCCGGCGGACCTGATCGTGGTGCCCGAGCTGGCGTATCCGACCTATGACGTCGGCGCCCGGCTGGCCGGGGCGCGGGTGCTGCGCGCGGACTCGCTGACCCAGGTGGGCCCGCAATCCCCGGCGCTGTACTACCTGAACTCCCCGAGCAACCCGACCGGGCGGGTGCTGGGCGTCGATCATCTGCGCAAGGTGGTGGCATGGGCCCGCGACCGGGGCTGCCTGGTGGCCTCCGACGAGTGCTATCTGGGATTGGGCTGGGACGCGCAGCCGCTGTCGATCCTGCATCCGCAGGTCTGCGACGGCGACCAAACCGGGCTGCTCGCGATCCACTCGCTGTCCAAGAGCTCGTCGCTGGCCGGCTACCGGGCCGGTTTCGTCGCCGGGGACGCCGAGCTGATCGCCGAGCTGCTGGCGGTGCGCAAGCACGCCGGGATGATGGTGCCGACGCCGGTGCAGGCGGCCATGGTGGCCGCCCTCGACGACGACGCGCACGAGCGGACGCAGCGGCAGCGCTATGAACGGCGCCGGGCCGCCCTGTTGCCCGCGCTGCGTTCGGCCGGCTTCGCCGTCGACCATTCCGAAGCCGGCCTGTATCTGTGGGTCACCCGCGGCGAGCCGTGCCGGGACACGATCACCTGGCTGGCGCGGCGCGGCATTCTGGCGGCGCCCGGCGAGTTCTACGGCCCGCGCGGCGCGCAGCACGTGCGGGTCGCGCTGACGGCCGACGACGAGCGCATCGCCGCCGCGGTGCGCCGGCTCGCCTGA
- a CDS encoding maleylpyruvate isomerase N-terminal domain-containing protein — protein sequence MKRRIDDDRFPEWRPFCDAAQRRGPDAGTWCEAWTVRDVVVHQAGNAEELARVLGAHLAGEPVATRGFEEREGPLRALNDADLWDALADRMATLNEVAEAAEAIPADTDVAWTGRTMKVPWFAEHMREELVLHGWDITGDSDSGGAFQAGLAEPWMTTHSVLAVGRPLLVKGARQLQPGERVEARLRVDGTDDVVLDADPERISIGFAEPQGPATLETDAAARVLLLWGRRPADPSRIRSRVGPQVLGRVRCLLGGY from the coding sequence GTGAAGCGACGAATTGACGACGATCGATTTCCGGAGTGGCGTCCGTTCTGCGACGCGGCGCAACGGCGCGGTCCCGACGCGGGCACCTGGTGTGAGGCCTGGACGGTGCGCGACGTCGTCGTCCACCAGGCCGGAAACGCCGAGGAGCTGGCCCGGGTGCTCGGCGCTCACCTGGCGGGCGAGCCGGTGGCCACCCGCGGTTTCGAGGAGCGGGAAGGCCCGCTGCGCGCCCTGAACGACGCCGACCTGTGGGACGCGCTGGCCGACCGGATGGCCACCCTCAACGAGGTCGCGGAGGCCGCCGAAGCCATCCCCGCCGACACCGACGTGGCCTGGACCGGCCGCACCATGAAGGTGCCGTGGTTCGCCGAGCACATGCGCGAAGAACTCGTCCTGCACGGCTGGGACATCACCGGGGACTCCGACAGCGGCGGGGCCTTCCAGGCGGGGCTGGCCGAGCCGTGGATGACCACGCACAGCGTGCTCGCGGTCGGCCGGCCGCTGCTGGTGAAGGGGGCCAGGCAACTGCAACCCGGCGAGCGGGTCGAAGCCCGGCTGCGCGTCGACGGCACCGACGACGTGGTGCTGGACGCCGATCCGGAGCGGATCAGCATCGGGTTCGCCGAGCCGCAGGGCCCGGCCACCCTGGAAACCGACGCGGCCGCGCGGGTGCTGCTGCTGTGGGGGCGCAGGCCCGCCGACCCGTCACGCATCCGCAGCCGCGTCGGACCGCAGGTCCTGGGACGGGTGCGCTGCCTGCTCGGCGGCTACTGA
- a CDS encoding hemophore-related protein — translation MRLSLSKLGVAVGSAAVALTAAAGVASADPMDAIINTTCNYGQVIAALNASDPAAAQQLNSSPMAQSYIQRFLASPPAKRQQMAQQIQGMPAAQQYINDINQVAVTCNNF, via the coding sequence ATGAGGCTGTCGTTGAGCAAATTGGGCGTTGCGGTGGGCAGCGCGGCAGTGGCATTGACCGCCGCGGCCGGTGTCGCATCCGCCGACCCCATGGACGCGATCATCAACACCACCTGCAACTACGGGCAGGTGATCGCCGCGCTGAACGCGTCCGACCCGGCGGCTGCCCAGCAGCTGAACTCGTCGCCGATGGCGCAGTCCTACATCCAGCGGTTCCTGGCCTCCCCGCCGGCGAAGCGTCAGCAGATGGCCCAGCAGATCCAGGGCATGCCGGCCGCGCAGCAGTACATCAACGACATCAACCAGGTCGCGGTCACCTGTAACAACTTCTGA
- the fdxA gene encoding ferredoxin, whose amino-acid sequence MTYTIAEPCVDIKDKACIEECPVDCIYEGARMLYIHPDECVDCGACEPVCPVEAIYYEDDVPDQWSQYTQINADFFAELGSPGGAAKVGLTENDPQVVKDLPPQGEDD is encoded by the coding sequence GTGACGTACACGATCGCCGAACCCTGTGTCGACATCAAGGACAAGGCCTGTATCGAGGAGTGCCCGGTCGACTGCATCTACGAGGGCGCCCGGATGCTCTACATCCACCCCGACGAATGCGTCGACTGCGGGGCGTGCGAGCCCGTCTGCCCCGTCGAAGCGATCTATTACGAAGACGATGTGCCGGACCAGTGGAGCCAGTACACGCAGATCAACGCCGACTTCTTCGCCGAGCTGGGATCGCCCGGCGGGGCGGCCAAGGTCGGGCTGACCGAGAACGACCCGCAGGTGGTCAAGGACCTGCCACCGCAAGGCGAAGACGACTGA